The following coding sequences lie in one Oncorhynchus kisutch isolate 150728-3 linkage group LG3, Okis_V2, whole genome shotgun sequence genomic window:
- the LOC109878363 gene encoding paxillin isoform X3 codes for MDDLDALLADLESTTSHISKHPVFLSEETPYSFPTGGNSYQDVSVPPPVPPPPSAEALNGSVIDSLDSHHSSQQSLGSAPKSLWSRDSSSPPVSHIEEDHVYSFPNKQKSADQSAAAMSSALGSNLSELDRLLLELNAVQQNSPSFPTTEETAPPLPSCSITHYVQENGGPPDVMVSPPSQEKTKWNGRQVVEDGRPTVESLLDELEGSVPTPSPSVLHNELDSSSQQQARMSASCATRELDELMASLSDFKIMAQGKGGPGGPPTQVNKLDNMLGSLQSDLHKLGVQTVAKGVCGACCKPIVGQVVTAMGRTWHPEHFVCTHCQEEIGSRNFFERDGAPYCEMDYHNLFSPRCHYCNGPILDKVVTALDKTWHPEHFFCAQCGSFFGPEGFHEKDGKAYCRKDYFDMFAPKCGGCARAILENYISALNSLWHPECFVCRECFTPFVNGSFFEHDGQPYCEVHYHEQRGSLCSGCQKPITGRCITAMGRKFHPEHFVCAFCLKQLNKGTFKDQNDKPYCQGCFVKLFS; via the exons ATGGACGATTTAG acGCTTTGTTGGCGGACCTGGAATCCACCACGTCCCACATCTCCAAGCATCCTGTGTTCCTGTCTGAGGAGACCCCCTACTCCTTTCCCACTGGAGGGAACTCCTACCAGGATGTGTCAGTCCCTCCCCCGGTGCCACCCCCTCCCTCGGCTGAGGCTCTGAATGGCTCTGTGATAGACTCCCTGGACTCCCACCACTCCTCCCAACAG TCCTTGGGTTCAGCTCCGAAGAGCTTATGGTCCAGGGACAGTAGCAGCCCGCCCGTGTCCCACATTGAAGAGGACCACGTGTACAG tTTCCCCAACAAACAGAAGTCTGCTGACCAGTCTGCGGCTGCTATGAGCTCAGCTCTGGGCAGTAACCTGTCAGAGCTGGACAGGCTGCTCCTGGAGCTCAACGCTGTCCAGCAgaactctccctccttccccaccaCAG AGGAAACAGCCCCACCCCTGCCGTCCTGCAGCATAACCCACTATGTGCAGGAGAACGGGGGTCCCCCTGACGTCATGGTGAGCCCTCCGTCTCAGGAGAAGACCAAATGGAACGGGAGGCAGGTGGTGGAGGACGGCCGGCCCACTGTGGAGAGTCTGCTGGATGAGCTGGAGGGCTCTGTACCCACTCCCAG CCCCTCTGTCCTTCACAATGAGTTGGACTCTTCCTCTCAGCAGCAGGCCAGAATGTCAGCTTCCTGTGCCACACGCGAACTTGATGAGCTTATGGCCTCCCTTTCCGacttcaag ATCATGGCCCAGGGGAAAGGTGGCCCTGGAGGCCCCCCAACACAGGTCAACAAGCTGGACAACATGCTCGGCAGTCTGCAGTCTGACCTCCATAAACTGGGTGTGCAGACTGTGGCCAAGGGAGTGTGTGGGGCATGTTGTAAACCCATCGTGGGACAG GTGGTTACTGCCATGGGGCGCACATGGCACCCAGAGCACTTTGTGTGTACCCACTGTCAGGAGGAGATAGGTTCCAGAAACTTCTTTGAGCGTGACGGAGCGCCCTACTGTGAGATGGACTACCACAACCTGTTCTCCCCACGCTGCCACTACTGTAACGGCCCTATACTGGAT AAAGTTGTGACTGCGTTGGACAAGACATGGCATCCTGAACACTTCTTCTGTGCTCAGTGTGGATCATTCTTTGGCCCAGAAG GCTTCCATGAGAAGGATGGGAAGGCGTACTGTAGGAAGGACTACTTTGACATGTTTGCACCGAAATGTGGTGGCTGTGCCCGAGCCATTCTGGAGAACTACATCTCTGCGCTAAACTCCCTTTGGCATCCAGAGTGCTTTGTCTGCAGG GAGTGCTTCACCCCATTTGTGAATGGGAGTTTCTTTGAGCATGATGGGCAGCCCTACTGTGAGGTGCACTACCACGAGCAGCGAGGCTCCCTCTGCTCGGGTTGTCAGAAGCCCATCACCGGCCGCTGCATCACAGCCATGGGCAGGAAGTTCCACCCGGAGCACTTTGTTTGTGCCTTCTGCCTCAAGCAGCTCAACAAGGGCACCTTCAAGGATCAGAATGACAAGCCCTACTGCCAGGGCTGCTTTGTGAAGCTCTTCAGTTAG
- the LOC109878363 gene encoding protein piccolo isoform X1, translating to MDDLDALLADLESTTSHISKHPVFLSEETPYSFPTGGNSYQDVSVPPPVPPPPSAEALNGSVIDSLDSHHSSQQSLGSAPKSLWSRDSSSPPVSHIEEDHVYSFPNKQKSADQSAAAMSSALGSNLSELDRLLLELNAVQQNSPSFPTTEETAPPLPSCSITHYVQENGGPPDVMVSPPSQEKTKWNGRQVVEDGRPTVESLLDELEGSVPTPSPSVLHNELDSSSQQQARMSASCATRELDELMASLSDFKPVLGSLGSMNSDLQLDQAGTSPSIILEVHPPPRTSSSLAAAAPSSLSPSQPACDSPLFSLPAWELHIEEESGDSGGAVSPPHPSLSSPPPTTVTSQSPLSFAESDPEPKVVIDVSATILSSRQKSLVALNHSNPSLSTYPSPPNAAKPSLNSASVTLDNNPLKSHSSFLEPCTTPPTVTKSTSPLTDMDLCFSTPTTTKSLSPVPVSTSKTPSPLHASVTKTPSPLHASVTKSPPLTAAKAPSPSLVASSKSPSPPALTSPKISRRVLEPVPAAEPSLDEALDKLLAMSFTKMENDRVPTDTLQLKGEAPQLKREVVQEVHEEVIMPLDRREVQPDTTGCTRDGANTREGTITRDGSVMSGHIDGHRELMDWADVELNMCLQDGLDGSMTPYTERPYTDGSMTPMTEASWMDESLDGSSCPGTPDAAMDLPLLQPATMDRVSASGHLKSVIRRTKETPNVHPMYREGHPRRGRMGPIIVNKSSSQDRLIEELQGKLGIGRLADRRIKQPDDWLTEGVIVMSKPQRFRGDGAANEVDKIIIPSESPIPQRVISPPQSPPAPRHPPIIEEPRRPPAVKQTPAPLPPPPPPCPPQLPAPHEPIPPPPPLVQPPPVPVQQPPAPKPEPPPPAAPAPVPPPPVQPAPPPPPPKVLVSIGCQTEYDPIFPPMQIMAQGKGGPGGPPTQVNKLDNMLGSLQSDLHKLGVQTVAKGVCGACCKPIVGQVVTAMGRTWHPEHFVCTHCQEEIGSRNFFERDGAPYCEMDYHNLFSPRCHYCNGPILDKVVTALDKTWHPEHFFCAQCGSFFGPEGFHEKDGKAYCRKDYFDMFAPKCGGCARAILENYISALNSLWHPECFVCRECFTPFVNGSFFEHDGQPYCEVHYHEQRGSLCSGCQKPITGRCITAMGRKFHPEHFVCAFCLKQLNKGTFKDQNDKPYCQGCFVKLFS from the exons ATGGACGATTTAG acGCTTTGTTGGCGGACCTGGAATCCACCACGTCCCACATCTCCAAGCATCCTGTGTTCCTGTCTGAGGAGACCCCCTACTCCTTTCCCACTGGAGGGAACTCCTACCAGGATGTGTCAGTCCCTCCCCCGGTGCCACCCCCTCCCTCGGCTGAGGCTCTGAATGGCTCTGTGATAGACTCCCTGGACTCCCACCACTCCTCCCAACAG TCCTTGGGTTCAGCTCCGAAGAGCTTATGGTCCAGGGACAGTAGCAGCCCGCCCGTGTCCCACATTGAAGAGGACCACGTGTACAG tTTCCCCAACAAACAGAAGTCTGCTGACCAGTCTGCGGCTGCTATGAGCTCAGCTCTGGGCAGTAACCTGTCAGAGCTGGACAGGCTGCTCCTGGAGCTCAACGCTGTCCAGCAgaactctccctccttccccaccaCAG AGGAAACAGCCCCACCCCTGCCGTCCTGCAGCATAACCCACTATGTGCAGGAGAACGGGGGTCCCCCTGACGTCATGGTGAGCCCTCCGTCTCAGGAGAAGACCAAATGGAACGGGAGGCAGGTGGTGGAGGACGGCCGGCCCACTGTGGAGAGTCTGCTGGATGAGCTGGAGGGCTCTGTACCCACTCCCAG CCCCTCTGTCCTTCACAATGAGTTGGACTCTTCCTCTCAGCAGCAGGCCAGAATGTCAGCTTCCTGTGCCACACGCGAACTTGATGAGCTTATGGCCTCCCTTTCCGacttcaag CCTGTCCTCGGCTCCTTGGGGTCTATGAACTCTGACCTTCAGCTTGATCAGGCAGGAACCTCCCCCAGCATCATTCTGGAGGTCCATCCTCCTCCACGTACAAGCTCCTCCCTTGCTGCAgctgccccctcctccctctcaccctctcaacCTGCCTGtgactctcctcttttctctctaccTGCATGGGAGCTGCACATAGAGGAGGAAAGTGGGGACTCAGGGGGGGCAGTGTCCCCTCCACATCCCTCATTATCAAGCCCTCCCCCAACTACTGTAACCTCCCAGAGCCCTCTGTCATTTGCAGAGAGTGACCCAGAACCAAAAGTTGTCATTGACGTCTCTGCGACCATCCTGTCGTCTCGTCAGAAGTCTCTGGTAGCCCTCAACCACTCCAACCCTTCACTTAGCACATACCCAAGTCCTCCTAATGCTGCTAAACCATCACTGAACTCAGCCAGTGTCACCCTGGACAATAACCCCTTAAAATCCCATAGTTCATTTCTAGAACCTTGTACAACTCCCCCTACTGTTACCAAGAGCACCAGTCCCCTGACTGACATGGATCTATGTTTCTCTACTCCAACCACTACCAAGAGTCTTAGTCCTGTTCCTGTCTCTACCTCCAAGACTCCTTCACCTCTCCATGCTTCTGTCACCAAGACTCCTTCACCTCTCCATGCTTCTGTCACCAAGAGTCCTCCTCTCACTGCTGCTAAAGCCCCCTCACCATCTCTGGTCGCTTCTTCtaagtctccctctcccccagctCTCACCAGCCCCAAGATCTCCAGGAGAGTTCTAGagccagtccctgcagctgagcCCTCTCTGGATGAAGCCCTGGATAAGCTGCTGGCAATGAGTTTCACCAAGATGGAGAACGATAGAGTCCCTACTGACACACTGCAGCTGAAGGGGGAGGCACCTCAGCTGAAGAGGGAAGTGGTGCAGGAGGTACATGAGGAGGTCATCATGCCCTTAGACAGAAGGGAGGTTCAGCCAGACACTACCGGGTGTACCCGGGATGGGGCAAATACCCGTGAGGGGACAATTACCCGGGATGGGTCAGTAATGAGTGGACACATAGATGGGCACAGGGAGCTCATGGACTGGGCTGATGTGGAGCTGAACATGTGTCTCCAAGATGGACTGGATGGTAGTATGACTCCTTATACAGAGAGACCTTATACAGATGGGAGCATGACCCCGATGACTGAGGCCAGCTGGATGGATGAGTCCCTGGATGGCTCCTCCTGCCCTGGAACTCCTGATGCTGCCATGGACCTACCTCTGCTGCAGCCTGCCACCATGGACAGGGTCTCTGCATCTGGACAT CTTAAGTCCGTGATAAGGCGCACCAAGGAGACCCCCAATGTGCACCCCATGTACCGAGAGGGTCACCCCCGGAGGGGGCGGATGGGCCCCATCATCGTCAACAAGAGCAGCTCACAGGACCGCCTCATAGAGGAACTGCAGGGGAAGCTGGGGATTGGCCGATTGGCTGACCGCCGTATCAAGCAGCCGGACGATTGGCTCACTGAGGGCGTCATCGTCATGTCCAAGCCACAGCGTTTCCGTGGCGATGGGGCTGCGAATGAGGTGGACAAG ATCATTATTCCCTCGGAGTCACCTATACCTCAGAGGGTCATTTCCCCACCCCAGTCTCCCCCAGCCCCTCGTCACCCTCCTATTATAGAAGAACCCAGGAGACCCCCAGCTGTTAAGCAGACCCCTGctcccctacctcctccccctcccccctgccCCCCTCAACTTCCTGCACCCCATGAACCCatccctcccccacctcctctggTACAACCCCCACCGGTCCCAGTACAGCAGCCCCCTGCCCCCAAGCCAGAGCCCCCTCCACCTGCTGCTCCAGCCCCAGTGCCCCCTCCACCAGTGCAGcctgcaccaccaccacctccccccaAGGTCCTGGTGTCCATTGGCTGTCAAACAGAATACGACCCAATTTTTCCTCCAATGCAG ATCATGGCCCAGGGGAAAGGTGGCCCTGGAGGCCCCCCAACACAGGTCAACAAGCTGGACAACATGCTCGGCAGTCTGCAGTCTGACCTCCATAAACTGGGTGTGCAGACTGTGGCCAAGGGAGTGTGTGGGGCATGTTGTAAACCCATCGTGGGACAG GTGGTTACTGCCATGGGGCGCACATGGCACCCAGAGCACTTTGTGTGTACCCACTGTCAGGAGGAGATAGGTTCCAGAAACTTCTTTGAGCGTGACGGAGCGCCCTACTGTGAGATGGACTACCACAACCTGTTCTCCCCACGCTGCCACTACTGTAACGGCCCTATACTGGAT AAAGTTGTGACTGCGTTGGACAAGACATGGCATCCTGAACACTTCTTCTGTGCTCAGTGTGGATCATTCTTTGGCCCAGAAG GCTTCCATGAGAAGGATGGGAAGGCGTACTGTAGGAAGGACTACTTTGACATGTTTGCACCGAAATGTGGTGGCTGTGCCCGAGCCATTCTGGAGAACTACATCTCTGCGCTAAACTCCCTTTGGCATCCAGAGTGCTTTGTCTGCAGG GAGTGCTTCACCCCATTTGTGAATGGGAGTTTCTTTGAGCATGATGGGCAGCCCTACTGTGAGGTGCACTACCACGAGCAGCGAGGCTCCCTCTGCTCGGGTTGTCAGAAGCCCATCACCGGCCGCTGCATCACAGCCATGGGCAGGAAGTTCCACCCGGAGCACTTTGTTTGTGCCTTCTGCCTCAAGCAGCTCAACAAGGGCACCTTCAAGGATCAGAATGACAAGCCCTACTGCCAGGGCTGCTTTGTGAAGCTCTTCAGTTAG
- the LOC109878363 gene encoding flocculation protein FLO11 isoform X2, translated as MDDLDALLADLESTTSHISKHPVFLSEETPYSFPTGGNSYQDVSVPPPVPPPPSAEALNGSVIDSLDSHHSSQQSLGSAPKSLWSRDSSSPPVSHIEEDHVYSFPNKQKSADQSAAAMSSALGSNLSELDRLLLELNAVQQNSPSFPTTEETAPPLPSCSITHYVQENGGPPDVMVSPPSQEKTKWNGRQVVEDGRPTVESLLDELEGSVPTPSPSVLHNELDSSSQQQARMSASCATRELDELMASLSDFKPVLGSLGSMNSDLQLDQAGTSPSIILEVHPPPRTSSSLAAAAPSSLSPSQPACDSPLFSLPAWELHIEEESGDSGGAVSPPHPSLSSPPPTTVTSQSPLSFAESDPEPKVVIDVSATILSSRQKSLVALNHSNPSLSTYPSPPNAAKPSLNSASVTLDNNPLKSHSSFLEPCTTPPTVTKSTSPLTDMDLCFSTPTTTKSLSPVPVSTSKTPSPLHASVTKTPSPLHASVTKSPPLTAAKAPSPSLVASSKSPSPPALTSPKISRRVLEPVPAAEPSLDEALDKLLAMSFTKMENDRVPTDTLQLKGEAPQLKREVVQEVHEEVIMPLDRREVQPDTTGCTRDGANTREGTITRDGSVMSGHIDGHRELMDWADVELNMCLQDGLDGSMTPYTERPYTDGSMTPMTEASWMDESLDGSSCPGTPDAAMDLPLLQPATMDRVSASGHLKSVIRRTKETPNVHPMYREGHPRRGRMGPIIVNKSSSQDRLIEELQGKLGIGRLADRRIKQPDDWLTEGVIVMSKPQRFRGDGAANEVDKVGLDTITTGSHHSRYYFFTFKFPFFTFNFLSPSVIVCLFSDHYSLGVTYTSEGHFPTPVSPSPSSPSYYRRTQETPSC; from the exons ATGGACGATTTAG acGCTTTGTTGGCGGACCTGGAATCCACCACGTCCCACATCTCCAAGCATCCTGTGTTCCTGTCTGAGGAGACCCCCTACTCCTTTCCCACTGGAGGGAACTCCTACCAGGATGTGTCAGTCCCTCCCCCGGTGCCACCCCCTCCCTCGGCTGAGGCTCTGAATGGCTCTGTGATAGACTCCCTGGACTCCCACCACTCCTCCCAACAG TCCTTGGGTTCAGCTCCGAAGAGCTTATGGTCCAGGGACAGTAGCAGCCCGCCCGTGTCCCACATTGAAGAGGACCACGTGTACAG tTTCCCCAACAAACAGAAGTCTGCTGACCAGTCTGCGGCTGCTATGAGCTCAGCTCTGGGCAGTAACCTGTCAGAGCTGGACAGGCTGCTCCTGGAGCTCAACGCTGTCCAGCAgaactctccctccttccccaccaCAG AGGAAACAGCCCCACCCCTGCCGTCCTGCAGCATAACCCACTATGTGCAGGAGAACGGGGGTCCCCCTGACGTCATGGTGAGCCCTCCGTCTCAGGAGAAGACCAAATGGAACGGGAGGCAGGTGGTGGAGGACGGCCGGCCCACTGTGGAGAGTCTGCTGGATGAGCTGGAGGGCTCTGTACCCACTCCCAG CCCCTCTGTCCTTCACAATGAGTTGGACTCTTCCTCTCAGCAGCAGGCCAGAATGTCAGCTTCCTGTGCCACACGCGAACTTGATGAGCTTATGGCCTCCCTTTCCGacttcaag CCTGTCCTCGGCTCCTTGGGGTCTATGAACTCTGACCTTCAGCTTGATCAGGCAGGAACCTCCCCCAGCATCATTCTGGAGGTCCATCCTCCTCCACGTACAAGCTCCTCCCTTGCTGCAgctgccccctcctccctctcaccctctcaacCTGCCTGtgactctcctcttttctctctaccTGCATGGGAGCTGCACATAGAGGAGGAAAGTGGGGACTCAGGGGGGGCAGTGTCCCCTCCACATCCCTCATTATCAAGCCCTCCCCCAACTACTGTAACCTCCCAGAGCCCTCTGTCATTTGCAGAGAGTGACCCAGAACCAAAAGTTGTCATTGACGTCTCTGCGACCATCCTGTCGTCTCGTCAGAAGTCTCTGGTAGCCCTCAACCACTCCAACCCTTCACTTAGCACATACCCAAGTCCTCCTAATGCTGCTAAACCATCACTGAACTCAGCCAGTGTCACCCTGGACAATAACCCCTTAAAATCCCATAGTTCATTTCTAGAACCTTGTACAACTCCCCCTACTGTTACCAAGAGCACCAGTCCCCTGACTGACATGGATCTATGTTTCTCTACTCCAACCACTACCAAGAGTCTTAGTCCTGTTCCTGTCTCTACCTCCAAGACTCCTTCACCTCTCCATGCTTCTGTCACCAAGACTCCTTCACCTCTCCATGCTTCTGTCACCAAGAGTCCTCCTCTCACTGCTGCTAAAGCCCCCTCACCATCTCTGGTCGCTTCTTCtaagtctccctctcccccagctCTCACCAGCCCCAAGATCTCCAGGAGAGTTCTAGagccagtccctgcagctgagcCCTCTCTGGATGAAGCCCTGGATAAGCTGCTGGCAATGAGTTTCACCAAGATGGAGAACGATAGAGTCCCTACTGACACACTGCAGCTGAAGGGGGAGGCACCTCAGCTGAAGAGGGAAGTGGTGCAGGAGGTACATGAGGAGGTCATCATGCCCTTAGACAGAAGGGAGGTTCAGCCAGACACTACCGGGTGTACCCGGGATGGGGCAAATACCCGTGAGGGGACAATTACCCGGGATGGGTCAGTAATGAGTGGACACATAGATGGGCACAGGGAGCTCATGGACTGGGCTGATGTGGAGCTGAACATGTGTCTCCAAGATGGACTGGATGGTAGTATGACTCCTTATACAGAGAGACCTTATACAGATGGGAGCATGACCCCGATGACTGAGGCCAGCTGGATGGATGAGTCCCTGGATGGCTCCTCCTGCCCTGGAACTCCTGATGCTGCCATGGACCTACCTCTGCTGCAGCCTGCCACCATGGACAGGGTCTCTGCATCTGGACAT CTTAAGTCCGTGATAAGGCGCACCAAGGAGACCCCCAATGTGCACCCCATGTACCGAGAGGGTCACCCCCGGAGGGGGCGGATGGGCCCCATCATCGTCAACAAGAGCAGCTCACAGGACCGCCTCATAGAGGAACTGCAGGGGAAGCTGGGGATTGGCCGATTGGCTGACCGCCGTATCAAGCAGCCGGACGATTGGCTCACTGAGGGCGTCATCGTCATGTCCAAGCCACAGCGTTTCCGTGGCGATGGGGCTGCGAATGAGGTGGACAAGGTTGGCCTGGATACGATCACAACAGGATCACACCATTCCAgatattatttttttaccttcaAGTTTCCGTTCTTTACCTTtaattttctctctccctctgtcatcgTCTGTCTCTTCTCAGATCATTATTCCCTCGGAGTCACCTATACCTCAGAGGGTCATTTCCCCACCCCAGTCTCCCCCAGCCCCTCGTCACCCTCCTATTATAGAAGAACCCAGGAGACCCCCAGCTGTTAA
- the LOC109871750 gene encoding beta-crystallin B2-like has translation MATDHQNPASKQQQPGTSAFKLSIYEQENFQGRCHELTGPCNDLQEAGVEKVGSILVLCGPWVGYEQANCKGEQYVFEKGEYPRWDSWTNSRRSDNIFAFRPIKVDSQEHKIVLYENPSFAGKKIEIIDDDVPSFHSHGYQEKVTSVRVQSGTWVGYQYPGYRGYQYLFEKGEYKDCAEFGAQFPQIQSVRRIRDMQWHQRGAFHPVAGAN, from the exons ATGGCCACAGACCACCAGAACCCTGCATCCAAGCAGCAGCAGCCAGGCACCAGTGCTTTcaag TTGAGCATCTATGAACAGGAGAACTTCCAGGGGCGTTGCCATGAGCTGACTGGTCCCTGTAACGACCTCCAGGAAGCAGGCGTGGAGAAAGTGGGCTCCATACTGGTGCTGTGTGGACC ATGGGTGGGTTACGAGCAGGCTAACTGTAAAGGGGAACAGTATGTGTTTGAGAAGGGGGAGTATCCTCGCTGGGATTCCTGGACCAACAGCAGACGTAGCGACAACATCTTTGCATTCCGCCCCATTAAAGTG GACAGCCAGGAGCACAAGATTGTCCTTTATGAAAACCCCAGTTTCGCAGGGAAGAAGATCGAGATCATAGATGATGATGTCCCCAGCTTCCACTCACATGGATACCAAGagaaggtcacctctgtcagagtTCAGAGTGGCAC TTGGGTGGGGTACCAGTATCCTGGCTACAGAGGCTATCAGTACCTGTTTGAGAAGGGGGAATACAAGGACTGTGCTGAGTTTGGTGCCCAGTTCCCTCAGATCCAGTCTGTCAGGCGCATCCGAGACATGCAGTGGCACCAGAGGGGAGCTTTTCACCCTGTCGCTGGCGCCAACTAA